A single window of Martelella sp. NC20 DNA harbors:
- a CDS encoding ROK family protein, which translates to MKAPTAPVSAMNTNEARNRNLAAVFEAIREAGGVSRTEIGAHMPFSLQTVTSIGQELIAMGLIREGDRLQVNAKGKPQTTLHIVPERGYAIGMQMRWNSITLCLVDLDYTVIDQLNIAIGAFEPREYVGEVISHLRAFIDRHAERDIWALSVSGPLPVASPGMHASLPRRFAWMDAEWFQSFWEAYSAQSLCDELEAALGLPAYILNNPQSAAIAEALAAPLEARMVYIMVGLSLGATVVNHRQLNLELWRYAGEIGYVMYKDEPLNRIFSVSGLREQLDLDEPQGVYEEIIERVLAETPDVLDDWFDSSAERLRLIVNFLENTVRPDGIAVGGFMPVGYLRELVSRVEPLPDSVVLETDDPQRIMPRLAVARHSAESIPFGAGAMALSSRANSRFSDLIGQRRLPG; encoded by the coding sequence ATGAAGGCCCCGACGGCGCCGGTGAGCGCGATGAACACCAATGAAGCCCGCAATCGCAATCTCGCGGCGGTTTTCGAGGCCATCCGTGAGGCCGGAGGGGTTTCGCGGACCGAGATTGGCGCCCACATGCCGTTTTCATTGCAGACGGTGACGAGCATTGGCCAGGAACTGATCGCCATGGGGCTGATCCGCGAGGGTGACCGCCTGCAGGTGAATGCGAAGGGCAAGCCCCAGACGACGCTGCATATCGTCCCCGAACGCGGTTACGCCATCGGCATGCAGATGCGCTGGAACTCGATCACCCTCTGCCTCGTTGACCTCGACTACACCGTCATCGATCAGCTCAATATTGCCATCGGCGCCTTCGAACCACGGGAATATGTGGGTGAAGTGATTTCCCACCTGCGCGCATTTATCGACCGGCACGCGGAAAGGGATATCTGGGCGCTCAGCGTCTCCGGCCCGCTGCCGGTCGCATCACCGGGCATGCACGCCTCACTACCGAGGCGGTTCGCATGGATGGACGCCGAGTGGTTCCAGTCCTTCTGGGAGGCCTATTCCGCGCAATCCCTGTGTGACGAGTTGGAGGCGGCGCTCGGCCTGCCGGCCTATATCCTCAACAATCCGCAGTCGGCGGCAATCGCCGAGGCCCTTGCCGCGCCGCTTGAGGCGCGGATGGTCTACATCATGGTCGGACTCAGCCTGGGTGCGACCGTGGTCAATCATCGCCAGCTCAACCTGGAACTCTGGCGCTATGCCGGCGAGATCGGCTACGTGATGTACAAGGACGAACCGCTGAACCGGATCTTCTCGGTCTCGGGCCTGCGCGAGCAACTCGACCTCGACGAGCCGCAGGGCGTCTACGAAGAGATCATCGAGCGCGTGCTGGCCGAGACGCCGGATGTTCTTGACGACTGGTTCGACAGTTCGGCCGAACGTCTGCGGCTGATCGTCAATTTCCTCGAGAATACCGTCCGGCCGGATGGCATTGCCGTCGGTGGCTTCATGCCGGTCGGCTACCTGCGCGAGCTCGTCAGCCGGGTCGAGCCGCTGCCGGATTCCGTCGTTCTCGAAACGGACGATCCGCAACGCATCATGCCGCGCCTTGCTGTTGCCCGCCATTCGGCCGAATCCATTCCCTTCGGTGCCGGTGCGATGGCACTGTCCAGCCGGGCGAATTCGCGCTTTTCCGATCTCATCGGCCAGCGTCGCCTGCCCGGATAG
- a CDS encoding TetR/AcrR family transcriptional regulator → MARLGRPPAMPAEERREMVFQAAERLFAESGYEKVRMIDIANATGMAKKTLYVLFNDKQELLRELVASSFVWSDVSFDSKKADPVEELSARVRDVIAHVLSERHINLCRLAISESIGIEDLAITFHEMGLVRSRNALIATIDKIPAGRRQYDIPSDLIAGMLYGATCGHRLMTALLTGELPSLREAEAAGNLVIGQMFKPLGALNSCRSEDENPSDSFAGSCRDQAG, encoded by the coding sequence ATGGCGCGTCTCGGAAGACCGCCGGCGATGCCGGCGGAAGAACGCAGGGAAATGGTGTTTCAGGCGGCGGAACGCCTGTTCGCCGAAAGTGGCTACGAGAAGGTGCGGATGATCGACATTGCCAATGCCACCGGCATGGCCAAGAAGACGCTTTACGTCCTGTTCAATGACAAGCAGGAGCTGTTGCGGGAACTCGTGGCGTCCTCCTTTGTCTGGTCGGATGTCTCGTTTGATTCGAAAAAAGCAGACCCGGTCGAGGAGTTGAGCGCGCGCGTCAGGGATGTGATAGCGCATGTGCTTTCTGAACGTCACATTAACCTGTGTCGCCTGGCGATCAGCGAAAGCATTGGTATCGAGGATCTCGCGATAACATTCCACGAAATGGGGCTTGTGCGAAGCCGCAACGCGCTGATCGCGACGATCGACAAGATTCCGGCAGGGAGGCGGCAATACGATATTCCTTCGGATCTGATTGCCGGCATGCTTTATGGTGCGACGTGCGGGCATCGACTGATGACGGCACTTTTGACCGGCGAACTTCCATCGCTCCGCGAAGCCGAAGCGGCAGGCAATCTCGTGATCGGGCAGATGTTCAAACCTTTAGGCGCACTGAACTCCTGCCGATCTGAAGACGAAAATCCCAGTGACAGTTTTGCCGGAAGCTGCCGCGACCAAGCCGGATAG
- a CDS encoding TRAP transporter substrate-binding protein, whose amino-acid sequence MKNTFTAAFAVAMALVPLRASAEPTSLIFNNFLPPFEATQAVAVRDFANRIEAESNGDITVTIPDTTLAPINRQYEAVVGGIADMALLPINEIPQYVTFGNIAELPYNAPSAEAASVALWETYRKHLEAYDEFKGLVLLSAHVLPGRQFLSLKAPLDTPEAFVGKRIWVPNGPMVDTVEALGAIPSITNFPDLFENVTKGMVDALVITPDSAASGRILDAISHQTVVPGGIGSVSIAVVISAARWAELSDDQRMAIRRAAEGLPQRTGAALDAREVETAGAPSDHIVSINAPAALLAKLAPILDTQIKDWIARSRKNGLADPQAVLESYRSVLARFD is encoded by the coding sequence ATGAAAAACACCTTCACCGCGGCGTTTGCCGTGGCGATGGCGCTTGTCCCATTGCGGGCGAGCGCCGAGCCGACCAGCCTGATCTTCAACAACTTCCTGCCGCCTTTCGAAGCCACGCAAGCGGTTGCGGTACGCGATTTCGCCAACCGCATCGAGGCGGAAAGCAACGGCGATATTACCGTAACGATACCCGATACCACGCTGGCGCCGATCAATCGCCAGTATGAAGCGGTCGTCGGGGGCATTGCCGACATGGCGTTGCTGCCGATCAACGAAATCCCGCAATATGTGACATTCGGCAATATAGCCGAGTTGCCCTACAACGCGCCCAGTGCCGAAGCGGCATCGGTGGCGCTTTGGGAAACCTACAGAAAGCATCTCGAAGCCTATGACGAGTTCAAGGGGCTGGTTCTTCTTTCTGCCCATGTTCTTCCCGGCAGGCAGTTCCTGTCGCTGAAAGCGCCGCTCGACACCCCCGAAGCCTTCGTCGGCAAACGCATCTGGGTACCGAACGGCCCCATGGTCGATACAGTCGAGGCTCTTGGGGCGATTCCTTCGATCACGAATTTCCCGGATCTCTTCGAGAATGTCACGAAAGGCATGGTCGACGCACTGGTCATCACGCCAGATTCAGCGGCATCAGGACGGATTCTCGACGCGATCTCTCATCAGACGGTCGTTCCCGGCGGCATTGGATCAGTCTCGATCGCCGTCGTTATCAGCGCGGCGCGCTGGGCAGAACTCAGCGATGACCAACGGATGGCAATCAGACGTGCCGCGGAGGGGCTCCCGCAACGCACCGGCGCGGCCCTGGATGCACGTGAAGTCGAAACGGCCGGAGCGCCGTCCGACCATATCGTGAGCATCAACGCTCCCGCCGCCCTGCTGGCGAAACTGGCCCCGATCCTCGACACTCAGATCAAGGACTGGATCGCCAGATCCCGCAAAAACGGCCTCGCCGATCCGCAGGCCGTGCTGGAAAGCTACCGAAGCGTATTGGCCCGGTTCGACTGA
- a CDS encoding FAD-dependent oxidoreductase, producing MQSGKVIIIGGGIGGLSAAIALNNKGFSVEVLERSSGLHSSVFGVGIIQPNNALRALDMIGCADACIEAGYSTRAWGMQLDAAGHETRQMPGAVAENSHLPPMNGLTRPKLHEILTRKAVESGASIRYGTRYRSLQPNENGVVVHLEDGTSLDADIVVGADGTYSQTRKYVFDQDIGPVYNGQSAFRMNIPRTVPGFGEIDRIILQHAPHGMAGYVPIGPDLAYMFLNSSWPAGTRLEEHELAPALRERLQGFGGLTGYVRDNFVHDGNEIVFRPIEWMIVPPPWHKDRIVLIGDAAHAFLPHLGQGAAQAIEDGIVLAECLAEDATCEQAFKRYIDRRYERCRMVIQGCVDIGEWEKGHLPDFDNIATTQRIMETLLAPI from the coding sequence ATGCAATCAGGCAAGGTCATCATAATCGGAGGCGGCATTGGCGGCCTTTCCGCCGCCATCGCACTGAACAACAAAGGGTTTTCGGTCGAGGTTCTCGAACGCAGCTCCGGCCTGCACTCCTCGGTTTTCGGGGTCGGCATCATCCAGCCCAACAACGCGTTGCGCGCACTCGATATGATCGGCTGCGCCGATGCCTGTATCGAAGCCGGATATTCGACCCGTGCCTGGGGCATGCAACTCGACGCGGCGGGTCATGAAACCCGACAGATGCCGGGCGCTGTCGCCGAGAACTCGCACCTGCCCCCGATGAACGGTCTCACCCGCCCAAAACTTCACGAAATTCTGACGCGCAAGGCCGTCGAATCCGGCGCCAGCATCCGCTACGGGACACGTTATCGATCGCTTCAACCCAATGAAAACGGCGTCGTTGTGCACCTCGAAGATGGAACCAGTCTCGATGCCGACATTGTCGTCGGTGCCGACGGAACCTATTCACAAACGAGAAAATACGTTTTTGATCAAGACATTGGCCCTGTCTACAACGGTCAATCGGCCTTTCGCATGAATATACCCCGCACGGTGCCCGGCTTCGGCGAAATCGATCGGATCATTCTGCAGCACGCGCCCCACGGCATGGCGGGTTACGTGCCCATCGGCCCGGATCTCGCCTATATGTTCCTGAACTCGTCCTGGCCGGCGGGAACGCGGCTCGAGGAGCACGAACTCGCGCCGGCGCTGAGGGAGCGCCTTCAGGGCTTCGGCGGTCTCACCGGTTATGTGCGCGACAATTTCGTTCATGACGGCAATGAGATCGTCTTTCGGCCGATCGAGTGGATGATCGTGCCGCCGCCGTGGCACAAGGATCGCATCGTCCTGATCGGAGACGCGGCGCATGCATTTCTGCCCCATCTGGGACAGGGAGCGGCGCAGGCTATCGAGGACGGCATCGTTCTGGCTGAATGCCTGGCCGAAGACGCCACCTGCGAACAGGCCTTCAAGCGCTATATCGACCGTCGCTACGAACGCTGCCGAATGGTGATTCAAGGTTGCGTCGACATCGGCGAATGGGAGAAGGGCCATCTTCCGGACTTCGACAACATTGCGACGACCCAGAGGATCATGGAGACACTGCTCGCACCGATCTGA
- a CDS encoding RidA family protein: protein MAIEKGEIAFRSRRSVYIDGFAHKNPVPVACRIGNIVYSGGIHGLDPETGRTADGLDRQCELMFGHVRDIVEAAGATTADIIKMTLWMRDRGDRHVVNRHWEAMFPEPGNRPARHALHSELGSGMLIQCDFVAVVDANA, encoded by the coding sequence ATGGCAATCGAAAAAGGCGAAATCGCTTTCCGCAGCAGACGAAGTGTCTATATCGACGGTTTTGCGCATAAAAACCCGGTGCCGGTCGCCTGCAGGATCGGTAACATAGTCTATTCCGGCGGTATCCACGGGCTCGATCCGGAAACAGGACGGACCGCGGACGGTCTCGACCGGCAGTGCGAACTGATGTTTGGCCATGTCCGCGATATCGTCGAAGCGGCAGGCGCAACGACGGCCGACATCATCAAGATGACATTGTGGATGAGGGATCGCGGCGATCGCCATGTGGTCAACCGCCATTGGGAGGCCATGTTTCCCGAACCGGGCAACCGGCCGGCGCGCCATGCTCTTCACTCCGAACTGGGCAGCGGCATGCTGATCCAGTGCGACTTTGTCGCTGTTGTTGATGCAAACGCCTAG
- a CDS encoding fumarylacetoacetate hydrolase family protein, with protein sequence MKLARFTHSGKTSIGKVVGDTIIDLSSVPGVGSSMSQLIGDLPHLRPALEAATEPALPLGAVHLETPVNDPQKFLAIGMNYRKHAEEARAAGIPIPTSQFWFNKQVSCLNGPYDPVEKPDVSEKVDYEIELGVVIGKRCRHVNREEARGVIAGYLIVNDVSARDWQHRSPTFTLGKSFDTHGPVGPWLTTDDEIADPLQLEMRLTVNGEERQRSSTADMIYDIYDQIAYLSTVMTLMPGDILATGTPAGVGAAMNIFLKPGDVMHLSIDGLGHIENRVVSTSEIAAAF encoded by the coding sequence ATGAAACTCGCGCGCTTTACCCATTCCGGAAAAACCTCGATCGGCAAGGTCGTTGGCGACACGATCATCGATCTTTCGTCCGTACCGGGCGTCGGCTCGTCGATGAGCCAGCTGATCGGCGATCTGCCGCATCTGCGTCCAGCACTGGAGGCCGCAACCGAGCCCGCCTTGCCGCTTGGCGCGGTTCATCTGGAAACGCCGGTCAACGATCCCCAGAAGTTCCTGGCGATCGGGATGAACTATCGCAAACACGCCGAAGAAGCGCGGGCGGCCGGAATTCCCATTCCCACGAGCCAGTTCTGGTTCAACAAGCAGGTTTCCTGTCTCAACGGCCCCTATGATCCGGTGGAAAAGCCTGACGTCTCGGAGAAGGTCGACTACGAAATCGAGCTTGGCGTCGTGATCGGAAAGCGCTGCCGCCATGTGAACCGCGAGGAAGCGCGCGGCGTCATTGCCGGTTACCTGATCGTCAACGACGTCTCCGCGCGCGACTGGCAGCATCGCTCGCCGACCTTCACGCTCGGCAAATCCTTCGACACCCACGGACCGGTGGGGCCATGGCTGACGACGGATGACGAGATCGCGGACCCACTGCAACTCGAGATGAGACTGACGGTCAACGGTGAGGAGCGTCAACGCTCCAGCACCGCCGACATGATCTACGATATCTACGACCAGATCGCATACCTCTCGACGGTCATGACCCTGATGCCGGGCGACATCCTGGCGACCGGAACGCCGGCGGGTGTCGGGGCGGCAATGAACATTTTTCTGAAGCCGGGCGATGTCATGCATCTGTCGATCGATGGCCTGGGGCACATCGAAAACCGGGTTGTGTCGACGTCCGAAATTGCCGCGGCGTTCTAG
- a CDS encoding nuclear transport factor 2 family protein has product MTNRDTELAAVSAAEEERQAALISADPAALDAILEDDLVHVHSTAMVHGKAALIAHVDRMGGFIAIERGSLDIRIEGDLAITTGTTTNHVRSPQTGGEVALDGFQTVVFRLRSGRWRVLLSQLTLARKPH; this is encoded by the coding sequence ATGACCAATCGGGATACGGAACTGGCGGCGGTCAGCGCCGCCGAAGAGGAACGGCAAGCGGCTCTGATCTCTGCCGATCCGGCGGCGCTGGATGCGATACTGGAAGACGACCTTGTTCATGTCCACTCGACGGCGATGGTGCATGGCAAGGCGGCTCTGATCGCCCATGTCGACCGGATGGGCGGATTTATCGCTATCGAACGCGGGTCGCTGGATATCCGCATTGAAGGCGATCTTGCGATCACCACAGGTACGACAACCAATCATGTGCGCTCGCCGCAGACAGGCGGCGAGGTGGCGCTTGATGGCTTCCAGACCGTCGTTTTCCGACTCCGCTCCGGTCGCTGGCGAGTTCTGCTGTCGCAACTGACTCTTGCCCGCAAGCCGCATTGA
- a CDS encoding SDR family oxidoreductase has translation MDLGIRGRRALVLGSSQGLGLACARALSREGVKVFLNGRDEAKLRKTVAEVMSENPASDVNFIAADMTAETGRDAILKACPDVDILVTNNAGPPPGALENWDEAALLGAMGANFIPAALLIRAYIPGMRARGFGRIVNITSAMVKTPHYMMGLSTSARAALTALSKAISGEVVADNVTINNLLPERIDTPRQEFMIRRRMEKEGIDWDEARRRTELSIKAGRLGRPEEFGDACAYLCSAQASYISGQNLQLDGGTYEGLV, from the coding sequence ATGGATCTTGGCATCAGAGGCAGGAGGGCTCTTGTTCTCGGCTCGTCGCAAGGGCTCGGTCTGGCATGCGCTCGCGCGCTCAGCCGGGAAGGCGTCAAGGTATTTCTCAACGGGCGGGACGAGGCCAAGCTCAGGAAGACGGTGGCCGAGGTAATGTCTGAAAATCCAGCTTCGGATGTCAATTTCATTGCCGCCGACATGACAGCCGAAACCGGCCGCGATGCGATCCTAAAGGCCTGTCCGGATGTCGATATCTTGGTGACCAACAATGCGGGGCCACCGCCTGGCGCGCTTGAGAACTGGGACGAAGCCGCTCTGCTGGGCGCGATGGGGGCCAATTTCATACCGGCGGCGCTTCTGATCAGGGCCTATATTCCGGGCATGCGCGCGCGCGGCTTCGGGCGGATCGTGAATATCACATCGGCCATGGTGAAGACGCCGCATTACATGATGGGTCTTTCCACATCCGCGCGCGCCGCCCTGACGGCCCTTTCCAAGGCGATCAGCGGCGAGGTTGTCGCTGACAATGTGACGATCAACAATCTTCTGCCCGAACGCATCGACACGCCGAGACAGGAATTCATGATCCGTCGCCGGATGGAGAAGGAGGGCATTGACTGGGACGAAGCCCGCCGTCGGACCGAACTATCGATAAAGGCCGGAAGGTTGGGCCGGCCCGAGGAGTTCGGCGATGCCTGCGCATATCTTTGCAGCGCTCAGGCCAGTTACATTTCAGGTCAGAACCTGCAACTCGACGGCGGCACCTATGAGGGGCTGGTTTGA
- a CDS encoding dienelactone hydrolase family protein produces the protein MIERDCVYGGGEETVTGWLCAPEPASRKRHPGVLVVHGAHGLDDHVVSSSRRIAALGYAVFAVDLWGERKQPKGPDEFGPLLGRYAGDRDYWFSRIDAACAALAGQPETDATRIGAAGYCFGGASVLEYVRMGGRIAAGVSLHGGLDMVADDWSRAVAGTGILIATGADDPLAKSEDRMRIENAMSAAGIVWETDLYGGVRHAFSEPDTPATPPFAAYDAHADRRSFQAMTAFFAAML, from the coding sequence GTGATCGAGCGGGACTGTGTTTACGGCGGCGGCGAAGAAACAGTGACTGGCTGGTTGTGCGCGCCGGAACCCGCGTCGCGCAAAAGGCACCCCGGTGTGCTCGTCGTCCATGGCGCGCACGGTCTGGACGATCATGTCGTTTCCTCGTCGCGCCGGATCGCCGCTCTCGGATATGCCGTTTTTGCCGTCGACCTCTGGGGGGAGCGCAAGCAGCCGAAAGGGCCGGATGAATTCGGGCCGCTGCTTGGACGATATGCCGGCGACCGCGACTACTGGTTTTCACGCATTGACGCCGCCTGCGCGGCACTCGCCGGACAACCGGAAACCGATGCCACGCGCATCGGTGCGGCGGGCTACTGCTTCGGCGGAGCATCGGTTCTCGAATATGTCCGAATGGGCGGCAGGATCGCGGCGGGTGTCAGCCTGCATGGCGGCCTCGACATGGTCGCCGACGACTGGTCGAGAGCGGTGGCCGGAACCGGCATCCTGATCGCGACCGGCGCCGATGATCCGCTCGCAAAATCCGAAGACCGCATGCGTATCGAAAACGCTATGAGCGCGGCCGGAATCGTTTGGGAAACCGATCTTTATGGCGGTGTCAGGCATGCCTTCAGCGAGCCTGATACCCCCGCAACGCCACCTTTTGCCGCCTATGATGCGCATGCCGACCGGCGTTCTTTCCAGGCAATGACGGCTTTTTTCGCGGCGATGCTTTAG
- a CDS encoding IclR family transcriptional regulator — protein MLRLLAGSPPDGVKLVDIAAELGLPHPTAHRILKALEEEGVVERVRGTRRYTIGSEAAWLGLPAANRFPISQAAAPALDRLCEAVGDSVFLAVRSRNDSVYVDRRIGSYPVQARRLTLGARRPLGVSIASRAIMAYLPKEKTADILMENERRYVDYRLTPDRIIEDLATARSQGFLLASSLTNIERRVLSVPVFDIVGAPVAAISVIASMQRLQNDRVERILPKLKLAASAISERLLESNTLARAC, from the coding sequence GTGTTGCGGCTTCTGGCCGGCAGTCCGCCCGACGGCGTGAAGCTCGTGGACATCGCCGCAGAGCTGGGCCTGCCGCATCCGACGGCACACCGGATATTGAAGGCACTGGAAGAGGAGGGCGTGGTCGAACGGGTGCGCGGCACGCGGCGCTATACCATCGGGTCGGAGGCAGCGTGGCTCGGCCTGCCAGCCGCAAACCGTTTTCCGATTTCCCAAGCCGCGGCACCCGCCCTGGACCGGCTTTGCGAGGCGGTCGGCGACTCGGTATTTCTTGCGGTGCGCAGCCGTAATGATTCCGTTTATGTCGACCGGCGCATCGGTTCCTATCCGGTGCAAGCCCGCCGCCTGACACTGGGTGCCCGCCGCCCGCTCGGAGTCAGCATCGCAAGCCGTGCGATCATGGCTTATCTCCCGAAGGAAAAGACTGCCGATATTCTGATGGAAAATGAACGCCGTTATGTCGATTATCGGCTCACGCCGGATCGGATCATCGAGGACCTTGCCACCGCGCGCAGCCAGGGGTTTCTACTCGCCTCAAGCCTCACGAATATTGAACGCAGGGTGCTTTCCGTTCCTGTTTTCGACATTGTCGGAGCACCGGTGGCGGCCATCAGTGTCATTGCATCAATGCAACGGCTGCAAAACGACCGCGTCGAGCGTATCCTGCCCAAACTCAAACTTGCGGCGAGCGCGATTTCCGAGAGACTTCTGGAAAGCAACACATTGGCGCGGGCCTGCTGA
- a CDS encoding GntR family transcriptional regulator: protein MAAASRTAEVYEALKEELLDCAYAPDRKLAIDQLASQFGVSAGAVREALSRLTSDRLVVSLPQRGFVVASVSRRDLIDLTAVRIEIETRCLGRSIARGDLEWEGRLLGIWHRLSRTLPSEDKAAKKEWARLHSQFHDELLSCCDSLWWLHLRDQLYMQAERYRRMILPHARTSRDINAEHQKILDRALAGDAEQACAALRDHLQLTTDILLTSGALAPAVEDGKRELVQGGRYDWHRD from the coding sequence ATGGCGGCAGCAAGCAGAACGGCAGAGGTTTATGAGGCTCTGAAGGAGGAGCTTCTCGATTGTGCCTATGCGCCCGATCGCAAGCTGGCCATCGACCAGCTTGCCAGCCAGTTTGGCGTCAGTGCGGGCGCCGTGCGCGAGGCGCTGTCGCGGCTGACCTCGGACAGGCTGGTTGTCAGCCTGCCGCAGCGAGGTTTCGTGGTCGCATCGGTCTCGCGGCGGGACCTTATCGATTTGACCGCGGTTCGCATCGAGATCGAGACACGGTGCCTGGGGCGATCAATCGCGCGCGGCGACCTTGAATGGGAGGGCCGGTTGCTCGGCATCTGGCACAGGTTGTCGCGCACGCTTCCTTCTGAGGACAAGGCTGCAAAAAAGGAGTGGGCGCGGCTCCATTCCCAGTTTCATGACGAACTTCTCTCGTGTTGCGACAGCCTCTGGTGGCTGCATCTGCGCGATCAGCTTTATATGCAGGCCGAACGCTACAGGCGGATGATCCTGCCGCATGCGCGGACAAGCCGCGACATCAATGCCGAACATCAGAAAATTCTCGATCGTGCCCTTGCGGGTGACGCCGAACAGGCATGCGCGGCATTGCGCGATCATCTGCAACTGACGACCGACATTCTTTTGACATCGGGGGCGCTGGCTCCTGCTGTGGAAGACGGCAAACGTGAACTGGTCCAGGGAGGTAGATATGACTGGCACCGTGATTGA
- a CDS encoding DUF3500 domain-containing protein: MTQKDFHPYLMPLDAPRILMGRGHSVAEYGAQMLATDKAIGLKAEWERLLAEPFRGITVDGKVQENLFSLADEGFDPAPAVEAAHALLSSLKDEQRQAVGHRIDATAWRAWYNPEIPFNDHGIRLETVSDHAREAFLTLLKACTSPRGYEKVLQLFSANRYLGETYDLLNIMNEWSYHLLMFGTPSKTEPWGWSIYGHHACFNCFILGNQLVISPTFMGVEPNVIDRGDGSSFALFVSEEERGLALMQSLSPQLQDRATVYRQMEDPAMPPGRFNFADQRHLGGAFQDNRIVPIEGVCASEFSPEQRKMLLSTAEAFLEHIPDNPRRARMRMIEQYLDHTWWSWIGGHGDDDPFYFRLQSPVVMIEFDHHSGMWLTNEQPEKFHIHTITRIPNGNDYGRALLGAWQRSQSEAAGR; encoded by the coding sequence ATGACGCAAAAGGATTTCCATCCGTATCTGATGCCGCTGGATGCGCCGCGCATTCTTATGGGACGCGGACACAGCGTCGCAGAATATGGCGCCCAGATGCTGGCAACCGACAAGGCCATCGGGCTGAAGGCGGAGTGGGAGCGCCTTCTCGCCGAGCCGTTCAGGGGCATAACGGTCGATGGCAAGGTTCAGGAAAATCTGTTCTCGCTTGCCGACGAAGGGTTCGACCCCGCGCCTGCGGTCGAGGCGGCTCACGCCCTGCTTTCCAGCCTGAAAGACGAACAGCGACAGGCCGTTGGCCACCGAATCGACGCCACAGCATGGCGCGCGTGGTATAATCCCGAGATCCCGTTCAACGACCATGGCATTCGCCTGGAGACGGTGAGCGACCATGCGCGGGAAGCCTTTCTCACCCTGCTCAAAGCCTGCACCAGCCCGCGCGGATATGAAAAGGTGCTTCAGCTCTTCTCCGCCAACCGCTATCTCGGCGAAACATACGATCTCCTGAACATCATGAACGAATGGAGCTATCACCTTTTGATGTTCGGCACGCCGTCGAAAACAGAGCCGTGGGGATGGAGCATTTATGGCCATCATGCCTGCTTCAACTGCTTTATCCTTGGCAACCAACTGGTGATTTCGCCAACCTTCATGGGGGTCGAGCCGAACGTCATCGATCGTGGTGACGGCAGTTCCTTCGCGCTGTTTGTTTCGGAAGAAGAGCGCGGCCTGGCGTTGATGCAATCGCTTTCGCCGCAATTGCAGGATCGCGCCACCGTCTACAGGCAGATGGAAGACCCAGCCATGCCGCCCGGCCGTTTCAATTTCGCCGACCAGCGCCATTTGGGCGGTGCGTTTCAGGACAACAGGATCGTGCCGATCGAAGGCGTCTGCGCCAGCGAATTCTCGCCTGAACAGCGAAAAATGCTACTGTCGACGGCGGAGGCGTTTCTGGAACATATTCCCGACAATCCCCGCAGGGCCCGGATGCGCATGATCGAACAATATCTCGACCATACGTGGTGGAGCTGGATCGGCGGGCATGGCGACGACGATCCGTTCTATTTCCGCCTTCAGAGCCCCGTGGTGATGATCGAGTTCGACCATCACTCCGGCATGTGGCTGACCAATGAGCAGCCGGAGAAATTCCACATCCACACGATCACCCGCATCCCGAACGGCAACGATTACGGCCGCGCTTTGCTGGGGGCATGGCAGCGCAGCCAATCGGAAGCCGCCGGGAGATGA